A genomic region of Miscanthus floridulus cultivar M001 chromosome 3, ASM1932011v1, whole genome shotgun sequence contains the following coding sequences:
- the LOC136541872 gene encoding sulfite exporter TauE/SafE family protein 3-like, translating into MGRKCHAGAALAVAFAAAAAAAVAADRGLSLVGAAVAPVEEEMSLFRKVANLMWRSDGNSYQHVWPPMEVGWQVVLGSLIGFFGAAFGSVGGVGGGGIFVPMLTLIIGFDPKSSTAISKCMIMGASVSTVYYNLKLKHPTLDMPVIDYDLAVLIQPMLMLGISIGVIFNVIFPDWLVTVLLIILFLGTSTKAFLKGIETWKKETIIQREAAKRLEQSAAEEAEYAPLPTGPGAAANQKTLSSDEAPSLIKNIHWKEVGLLSFVWVAFLVLQVTKNYTATCSPWYWVLNLLQVPVSVGVTLYEGFGLMSGKRVLSSKGSEQTTMKFHQVVVYGLFGIAAGLVGGLLGLGGGFIMGPLFLELGIPPQVSSATATFAMMFSSSMSVVEYYLLNRFPVPYAVYFTFVAFVAALIGQHAVRKLINWLGRASLIIFILAFMIFVSAISLGGVGVSNMVHKIARHEYMGFENLCKYDA; encoded by the exons ATGGGGAGGAAGTGCCACGCCGGGGCCGCGCTGGCCGTCGCGttcgcggcagcggcggcggccgccgtcgCTGCCGACCGGGGGCTTTCACTGGTTGGCGCCGCGGTGGCGCCGGTGGAGGAGGAGATGAGCCTGTTCCGGAAGGTGGCCAATCTGATGTGGAGGAGCGACGGCAACTCGTACCAGCACGTGTGGCCG CCAATGGAAGTTGGGTGGCAAGTTGTGCTGGGCTCACTGATCGGATTCTTCGGTGCGGCATTCGGGAGTGTTGGCGGAGTTGGTGGCGGCGGGATCTTTGTGCCGATGCTGACACTCATCATTGGGTTTGACCCAAAATCATCTACTGCGATATCAAAGT GTATGATTATGGGAGCGTCTGTTTCAACTGTTTACTATAATCTCAAGCTAAAACATCCGACTTTGGACATGCCGGTGATTGATTATGACCTAGCTGTGCTCATTCAGCCTATGCTAATGCTTGGGATCAGCATTGGTGttatttttaatgtcatattTCCTGACTGGCTGGTCACAGTTCTCCTGATAATTCTTTTCCTAG GCACATCCACAAAAGCCTTTCTGAAGGGCATTGAGACATGGAAGAAAGAGACAATAATCCAAAGG GAGGCTGCAAAACGTTTGGAGCAAAGTGCAG CTGAGGAAGCAGAGTATGCACCACTTCCTACTGGACCAGGTGCGGCAGCAAACCAAAAAACCCTCTCATCAGATGAAGCG CCATCACTTATAAAGAACATTCACTGGAAGGAGGTTGGTCTTCTTTCATTTGTGTGGGTGGCATTCCTTGTTCTTCAGGTCACAAAG AATTACACTGCTACTTGCTCCCCATGGTACTGGGTCTTGAACCTTCTCCAG GTTCCAGTGTCAGTAGGAGTGACACTGTATGAAGGATTTGGGCTGATGAGTGGGAAGAGGGTGTTATCATCAAAGGGAAGTGAACAAACTACCATGAAATTTCATCAGGTAGTTGTATACGGTCTATTCGGTATAGCTGCAGGACTAGTCGGTGGACTCCTAGGTCTCGGAGGTGGCTTCATTATGGGGCCACTGTTCTTGGAGCTTGGCATCCCTCCCCAG GTTTCTAGTGCTACGGCTACCTTTGCAATGATGTTCTCATCTTCCATGTCAGTTGTCGAATACTACCTCTTGAACCGGTTTCCAGTGCCTTATG CTGTTTATTTCACCTTTGTGGCGTTTGTTGCTGCCCTCATCGGCCAGCATGCGGTGAGGAAGTTGATCAACTGGTTAGGGCGGGCATCACTTATCATCTTCATACTGgctttcatgatcttcgtcaGCGCGATTTCTCTCG GTGGGGTTGGCGTCTCTAACATGGTTCACAAGATTGCACGACACGAGTACATGGGGTTTGAGAACCTTTGCAAGTACGATGCATAG